One window from the genome of Acanthochromis polyacanthus isolate Apoly-LR-REF ecotype Palm Island chromosome 21, KAUST_Apoly_ChrSc, whole genome shotgun sequence encodes:
- the LOC110953918 gene encoding RING finger protein 222, translated as MALYKEDSQEDALECPVCYESLSGTERTLSCGHVFCHDCLVKTLVSINSDGNIRDTIVCPICRHLTFIKRQKEALVSLTADKDPHEGQTLEVPLPLPLGQLQSARRASMESALSGVNWVARCCRGISQRVRRQRLISPSHNASQIFIISAQGRPMAEEEALSVVMTVVQPQRRRRRRICTTARCLLVLLSAFTVLALVAATLPWILLA; from the coding sequence ATGGCACTTTACAAAGAAGACAGTCAGGAGGACGCACTGGAATGCCCTGTGTGCTATGAGAGTCTCTCTGGCACTGAGCGCACTTTGAGCTGCGGACATGTATTCTGCCACGACTGCTTGGTCAAAACGCTGGTCAGCATCAACAGCGATGGAAACATCCGAGACACGATCGTTTGCCCCATCTGCAGACATCTTACATTCATCAAGAGACAAAAGGAAGCGCTGGTGTCGCTCACAGCGGACAAGGATCCGCATGAAGGGCAAACCCTGGAAGTACCTCTTCCTCTGCCACTGGGGCAGCTCCAGAGCGCACGGCGCGCCTCCATGGAGAGCGCACTGAGTGGAGTAAACTGGGTTGCTCGCTGCTGCAGGGGCATCTCTCAGCGAGTCCGCCGACAAAGGTTAATCAGCCCCAGCCATAATGCATCTCAGATCTTCATCATAAGCGCTCAGGGGCGACCTATGGCTGAAGAAGAGGCGCTCAGTGTTGTGATGACTGTGGTTCAGCCCCAGCGCAGGCGAAGACGCAGGATTTGTACAACAGCACGATGCTTGCTCGTCTTGCTCTCGGCATTTACTGTCTTGGCACTGGTGGCAGCGACTTTGCCGTGGATTTTGTTGGCGTAG